In Thalassococcus sp. S3, the sequence CAACAGCACCATGACCTTCCGCACATAGGGTGAGGTCGGACTGTAATAGAGTTTCATCGCAATCTCCCTTCGCCGCACCGGCACCCTAGGCGCCGCGCATCAGCGCCGCAAGCGCTGCCAGATCCGTTCCGATCCCATAGCCTTCGACATGATCGGCCGCGCGCAGACGCACGTCGTCCGGCTTGTTCTGGTTCAGCTTCCAGGTGCCCTGCACATCCTCGATCCGCATCCGGCAGGGCACGATCATCCGCATCATCTTCTCCATCACGCCGTCCGACATCTTGTCCGAGGTCCAGGGCGCCTTCGGCAGCAATCTCTCCTCAAAGAAGGCCGCTTGCCGATCCAGCAGCGCGTGCAAGTCCTCCTGTGGCCGCTTCTCCAGCGTGCCGGTCAAATGCACCGCCACGTAATTCCACGTCGGCACCTGATCCTCCGCCCCGTACCAGTCCGGAGACACGTAGCTGTCCGGCCCCGACACCGCGACGCGAGCCCGCAAGGGCTCAAGGAGCGCGCGCGCAATGGGATTCGACCGCACCAGATGCAAATGTAACCACGCCCCGTCCTCATCGATAAGAAACGGCACATGCGACAGCATCGGCGCCCCCTCGGCCTCCACCGCCAGCACGCCAAAGGCCCTGTCCCTCGCAAAGGCAAGGTTCTCCGCTGCCTCTTGCGTGTGAAAAACCGGGTTGGGATGCATCTGCCCCTCCATTCGACCACACGTCGCTCTTGCAGGGCCGCCCCGTCTTTTGCAACCATGTCCCTGTTCTCAGGGCGGGGTGAAATTCCCCACCGGCGGTATGCGGGCACCGACCCGTAAGCCCGCGAGCGGCCTCATGCGAGGTGTCAGCAGATCTGGTGAGAGGCCAGAGCCGACGGTGACAGTCCGGATGAAAGAGGACGCGCAGGCGCGCCGCTTCCCATGCGGCGTCTCTGCTCGTGATCGCCTTGGGTGCCGTGTCTGAACCAAAGGAGATCACTATGACACACACCCGCTACGCCTTCATCAAGGCCAACTGGCATGCCGAGATCGTCACCCGCGCGCTCGACGGCTTTGCCGAACTCATCCCGATGAGCCAGATTGACGTCTTCGACGTGCCCGGCGCGTTCGAGATGCCCCTGCTCGCCCGTGACCTCGCCCAGACCGGACGCTACGGCGCCGTCGCCTGTGCAGCCTTCGTCGTGGATGGCGGTATCTACCGCCATGATTTCGTCGCCCAGGCCGTGGTCGACGGATTGATGCGGGCCGGCCTCGACAGCGGTGTGCCCGTCCTGTCGGTCTCGCTCACCCCGCATCAATACCAGGAAACCGACCACCACAACGCGATCTTCAAAGCGCATTTCATCGAAAAGGGACGGGAGGCCGCCCGTGCGGCCCTCACCATCGGCGAAACCCGCCGGATGCTCAGTGCCGCCTAACCCAGATAAGCACGCAGGGACGGCGGTGGATCATTCAAAAGCACCGCCGTCTCAACCGGGCTCTCCGCCGCGCCATCGGCGACCAGCACGATCTCATCCGCGATCCGCCGCGCATCGTTGGGGTCATGCGTCACCATCAGCGCGGTCGCCCCGCTCTCCCGCACCAAAGCCTCCACCAGATCCAGCATCTCACCCTTCAGCGCCGGTCCCAACGCCGCAAAAGGCTCATCCAGCAGAACCAGAAGCCGCCCTTGTACCAGCACCCGTGCCAGCGCCGCCCGGCTCTGTTGCCCGCCCGACAGGGCCGCAGGCTTGCGTGTGCCCAGATCCGACAGACCCACGCGGCCCAGCGCCCGGCTCACTTGCGCGCTTTGCTCTGCCGAAAGCCTCAGATCCGGGCGCAACCCCAACCCCACATTCTCTGCCACAGTGAGATGCGGGAACAGGTTGCCATCCTGAAACAGCATCGCAATGGGGCGCTCTCCCGGCTCGGACCTCGTGATATCCTGCCCTTGCCACCGCACGATGCCACGCTCCAGCGGCAGAAACCCGGCAATCCCACCGATCAGCGTGGATTTCCCGCACCCCGACGCGCCGATCACCGCAACGATCCGGCCCGGTGCCACGTTCAGATCCGCGTCCAGCTTGAAATCCCCGTTCCGGATCCGCACCTCCTCAAGCGCCAGCATGGATGCGCCCTCCGCGATCAAAAAGCCAGAACAGCGCAAGAGACAGCACCATCAGGATCAGCCCCGCCGCGGCTGCCGCCTCCATCTGATAGGCGCCCATCAGGCGATACATCTGCAAGGGCAGCGTCGCCCGCTCCGGATCGGCGAAAAGGGCGATGATCCCCAGGTCCCCCATCGACAAGGCCGCCGCTAGACCCGCCGCAAACCCGATCTGCGGCCTCAGCCGCCGCAACACGACAAGCCGCAGAAACGCCCCGCCCTGCATGTTCAGCGACAGGCCCAGCCGCCCGTAACTCGCGATCACATCCCTTGCGCCCGGCACCAGGGCGCGCAACGCAAAGGGCAGCGCCATCACCGCGTTGACCAGGGCCGTGACCGGCAGGGCGAGGGCGAACGGATCCGTCACGGGATTGATCACGATGAAAAGCCCCGTCCCAATGACCAGCGGCGAGGCGACAAGCCCCAAAAGCCCCACCAGCTCGAGCCCGCCCCTCGGTCTCAGCGCAAGGCTCAGCGCCAGCGGCACCGCGATCAGCACCAGCAGCGCCGTGCTGCCCAGCGCCACGACCAGGGACGTTACCGTCGCCTCGATCACGCTCATCGGCAGGAGAGACACCCCGCCCAGCCCCGACAGCACAATCGCCGCGAGGGGCAAAAGCAGAAAGGCCGCGGCCGCCGCGATCACGATCCGGTCCTGCCAAAGCAGCCAGGCCGTCTTCGCATCCCACCTCTGCACCGCGCGGTCCAGACCTCCTCCGAACCCGTCCAGTCGCGTGACCCTCAGCGCGACCAGTGCCGCCGCCCCCGCCAGCGCGATCTGCACGCAGGACAGAAGTGCCGCGCGTGACAGGTCGAAATCGAACCGGAATGCCTGATAAATGGCCAATTCCACCGTCGTCGCCCTCGGCCCTCCGCCCAGTGTCAGCGCCACCGCAAAGCTCGTCAGGCAAATCGCGAAGATGATCATGGCAGCGCCCGGCACCGTACGCATCAGCATCGGGCGTTCGAGCAGGCTCCAGATCTCTCCCGGCCCGCAGCCAAGCTGCGCGGCCAGCCGAAACCGCTCTGCCGGAATGTCGTGCCAGCCCTGCAGGATCAGCCGGGTGGCCAGCGGCAGGTTGAAGAAGACATGCGCCAGCACCACACCGTGCAGTCCGTAGATATTGATCGGCTCCAGCCCCGCCAGTCCCAGCAATCCGCTGACCCAGCCATTTCGCCCGAAGACCTCCAAAAGGCCCAGCACCGCGACAATCACCGGTAGGATAAAGGGCGCGCCCAGCAAGGTGATCAGCACCCGGCGCCCCCAAAACACCCGCCTGGCCAGCGCGCGGGCAACCGGCACCGCAAGCGCCACGCTGAACACCGCCGACAGGGCCGCCTGTGTGATGGTAAAGCGCACGGCCGCCCAATCGGCAGCCGAAAACCCGCGCCCCGCCTCGGCCCTCAAGGCCACGGCAAGGATCGACCCCAGGATCAGCGCCGCGATCGCTGCCGCAACGCCGATCCCCGGTACGGCACTTACTGGCTGAGCGCGTCCAGCCATTCGGCCAATGCTTCATCCCGGATCGCCGGTGCATCCTCTGCCGTGACAAGCAACGCGTTGCGCGGCGTGATCAGCGTCTCGAACCCCTCCGGCAAACCGTCCTCCGGTGTCACGGCGGGATACATCCAGTTCGTGGTTGGGATCACTGACTGAAACGCGTCCGTCACCATGAATTCCAGAAACTGATCCGCCAGCTCCGGCTGATCGCTCGACGCGAGCTTGCCGGCCACTTCGATCTGCATGTAATGCCCTTCCTCAAAGGCCGCCGCCTTTTTCGAGGCATCATCCTCCGCAATCAGGTGATAAGCCGGGGATGTCGTGTAGGAGAGGACCATGTCCGCCTCCCCTTCCAGAAAAAGACCATACGCTTCCGACCACCCCTTGGTCACCGTCAGGACATTGTCCGCCAGCCCCTCCCAGATCGTGGGCGCCTCGTCTCCGTAGGCAGCCTTGACCCACATCAGCAGGCCCAGACCCGGGGTGGAGGACCGGGGGTCTTGAATAACGATCTTCAGATCACTCTCGCCCAGCGCGCGGAAATTCGACGGCGCGTCCAGATCGGCATTGTGTACGAAGGCGAAGTAGCCCCAGTCATAGGCCACGAAGAGCGGATCGCTCATCGGGATCGGCAGATCGTAGTCGACCACCATGCCATGGGGCGCAAAAAGATCCGTCTCCCGTGCTGCCTGCGTCAGGTTGGTGTCGAGGCCAAGCACGATATCCGCGTCGCTCCGGGCGCCTTCCAGCTTGATCCGGGCCAGCAGAGCGGCACCATCACCGGCAGCGACAAACTTCAGATCACACGCGCAGGTTGCCTCGAACGCCTCTTCGATGGCGGGGCCCGGTCCCCAATCCGCGACGAAGCTGTCATAGGTGTAAACGGTCAGTTCCGGTGTGTCGGCCCAGGCTGCCGATACACTCAAAACGCCCGCTGCAAATGCAAGATACTTCATTGGCATCCTCCTTTGCGGCGACAGGGCAAGGGTGGAGAATGTCCCAAACCTTCCCTCCGCCGGTTCTAGCCGGTTCAGGTTCAACGGGTTCGCTTGCGCATCTCAGCCCACGAC encodes:
- a CDS encoding thiamine/thiamine pyrophosphate ABC transporter permease ThiP, which translates into the protein MAGRAQPVSAVPGIGVAAAIAALILGSILAVALRAEAGRGFSAADWAAVRFTITQAALSAVFSVALAVPVARALARRVFWGRRVLITLLGAPFILPVIVAVLGLLEVFGRNGWVSGLLGLAGLEPINIYGLHGVVLAHVFFNLPLATRLILQGWHDIPAERFRLAAQLGCGPGEIWSLLERPMLMRTVPGAAMIIFAICLTSFAVALTLGGGPRATTVELAIYQAFRFDFDLSRAALLSCVQIALAGAAALVALRVTRLDGFGGGLDRAVQRWDAKTAWLLWQDRIVIAAAAAFLLLPLAAIVLSGLGGVSLLPMSVIEATVTSLVVALGSTALLVLIAVPLALSLALRPRGGLELVGLLGLVASPLVIGTGLFIVINPVTDPFALALPVTALVNAVMALPFALRALVPGARDVIASYGRLGLSLNMQGGAFLRLVVLRRLRPQIGFAAGLAAALSMGDLGIIALFADPERATLPLQMYRLMGAYQMEAAAAAGLILMVLSLALFWLFDRGGRIHAGA
- the thiB gene encoding thiamine ABC transporter substrate binding subunit, with the protein product MKYLAFAAGVLSVSAAWADTPELTVYTYDSFVADWGPGPAIEEAFEATCACDLKFVAAGDGAALLARIKLEGARSDADIVLGLDTNLTQAARETDLFAPHGMVVDYDLPIPMSDPLFVAYDWGYFAFVHNADLDAPSNFRALGESDLKIVIQDPRSSTPGLGLLMWVKAAYGDEAPTIWEGLADNVLTVTKGWSEAYGLFLEGEADMVLSYTTSPAYHLIAEDDASKKAAAFEEGHYMQIEVAGKLASSDQPELADQFLEFMVTDAFQSVIPTTNWMYPAVTPEDGLPEGFETLITPRNALLVTAEDAPAIRDEALAEWLDALSQ
- a CDS encoding FMN-binding negative transcriptional regulator — its product is MHPNPVFHTQEAAENLAFARDRAFGVLAVEAEGAPMLSHVPFLIDEDGAWLHLHLVRSNPIARALLEPLRARVAVSGPDSYVSPDWYGAEDQVPTWNYVAVHLTGTLEKRPQEDLHALLDRQAAFFEERLLPKAPWTSDKMSDGVMEKMMRMIVPCRMRIEDVQGTWKLNQNKPDDVRLRAADHVEGYGIGTDLAALAALMRGA
- a CDS encoding 6,7-dimethyl-8-ribityllumazine synthase; this encodes MTHTRYAFIKANWHAEIVTRALDGFAELIPMSQIDVFDVPGAFEMPLLARDLAQTGRYGAVACAAFVVDGGIYRHDFVAQAVVDGLMRAGLDSGVPVLSVSLTPHQYQETDHHNAIFKAHFIEKGREAARAALTIGETRRMLSAA
- a CDS encoding ATP-binding cassette domain-containing protein, with the protein product MLALEEVRIRNGDFKLDADLNVAPGRIVAVIGASGCGKSTLIGGIAGFLPLERGIVRWQGQDITRSEPGERPIAMLFQDGNLFPHLTVAENVGLGLRPDLRLSAEQSAQVSRALGRVGLSDLGTRKPAALSGGQQSRAALARVLVQGRLLVLLDEPFAALGPALKGEMLDLVEALVRESGATALMVTHDPNDARRIADEIVLVADGAAESPVETAVLLNDPPPSLRAYLG